A stretch of Porites lutea chromosome 5, jaPorLute2.1, whole genome shotgun sequence DNA encodes these proteins:
- the LOC140938174 gene encoding beta-1 adrenergic receptor-like — MMDINLSNRSLFLTIVEVSSLVTLNALSLSGNSLVCISVYKNTRLRTTTNLYIIALALSDLISAVFVMPLAVGVLATSDWVYGRVICDLHGFFTSFVVYVSPVTMGLTAFNRYVRICKSEQQYRKFFTPRKSRAWLACVWIFVALYSALPRLVGLQDYMFVPGYALCGPAHLSEAGKMTHYAIVLCLFLLTPLATTIFSYIKVAKTIQQHNADASSTIHSSDEVNRGIISTREIKLSKSLFAVVFAFMICWIPFWVIVILKRFHLVATMPRNLELLSMFFLYLSNTINPFIYAGMNPVFKRQFRKLICCEQRHNRVGVSGGGNSETEEGMRRRIETYNSVDINKRLILRPAKTET, encoded by the coding sequence ATGATGGATATCAATCTTAGCAATCGCAGTCTGTTTTTAACCATCGTGGAAGTCAGCTCGCTTGTTACCTTAAATGCTCTTTCGTTGTCAGGAAACAGCTTGGTTTGTATTTCAGTGTACAAGAACACAAGGCTTCGTACAACAACAAACCTTTATATTATCGCATTGGCTCTGAGCGATTTGATTTCAGCTGTGTTTGTAATGCCTCTTGCAGTCGGTGTGCTTGCAACAAGCGATTGGGTTTACGGGCGAGTAATTTGTGACCTACATGGTTTCTTCACTAGCTTTGTAGTTTACGTTTCACCCGTAACTATGGGCTTAACAGCTTTTAACAGGTACGTGAGAATTTGCAAGTCGGAGCAGCAATATAGAAAATTCTTTACACCGAGGAAGTCACGCGCATGGCTGGCTTGTGTGTGGATCTTCGTTGCTTTATATTCTGCTTTACCGAGGTTAGTTGGTCTTCAAGATTATATGTTCGTTCCAGGTTACGCCCTTTGCGGCCCAGCTCATCTAAGCGAAGCCGGGAAAATGACCCACTATGCCATTGTGCTCTGTTTGTTCCTTTTAACACCGTTAGCAACAACAATATTCAGCTACATAAAAGTTGCAAAGACAATCCAACAGCACAATGCCGATGCATCGTCTACAATCCACAGCAGTGATGAAGTTAACAGAGGCATCATCTCCACCCGCGAGATCAAGCTCAGCAAATCTCTCTTCGCTGTCGTTTTCGCATTTATGATATGTTGGATCCCATTCTGGGTAATCGTTATTTTAAAGCGCTTTCATCTCGTCGCAACGATGCCACGAAATTTGGAGCTACTCAGCATGTTTTTCCTTTACTTGTCCAACACAATAAATCCGTTTATCTACGCGGGGATGAATCCCGTGTTTAAGAGACAATTCCGTAAATTAATCTGTTGTGAACAACGACATAATCGTGTGGGTGTATCTGGTGGAGGCAATTCAGAGACTGAAGAGGGCATGAGGAGGCGGATCGAAACGTACAACAGCGTTGACATTAACAAGCGACTGATACTACGCCCGGCTAAAACGGAAACTTAG